From a single bacterium genomic region:
- the secF gene encoding protein translocase subunit SecF, translating into MRAFDIIGRRRWWYALSLAVIIPGLIALYVHHVRDGHALNWGVDFTGGNSLELRIDQPFAVGDVRAVMDRFGLGDAVIQKSGDNEVFIRTRPLLQTQMNNIIDAAKSRWPSTQMLREDTVGPEIGAELRNVAILGVIIGLVLQVIFISIRFRSVRFAIAADIALLHDLLVVIGAFALTQREVNSSFLAVLLTVAGYSINDTIVIFDRIRENLGMRTREPFAHLVNRSVLEALVRSINTAMTAVLAIGAVYVFGGETIRDVAFGLVVSIVTGGYSSIFNASCILVDWHNWSERRARAQSGRGRQVETPGPIRAAADGAGAPEEAPAVASAPVRVAAARRRRRRRR; encoded by the coding sequence GTGCGCGCCTTCGACATCATCGGCCGGCGGCGGTGGTGGTACGCGCTCTCGCTCGCGGTCATCATCCCGGGACTGATCGCGCTCTACGTGCACCACGTCCGCGACGGGCATGCCCTCAACTGGGGCGTCGACTTCACCGGCGGCAACTCGCTGGAATTGCGGATCGACCAGCCGTTCGCGGTCGGCGACGTGCGCGCGGTCATGGACCGCTTCGGCCTCGGGGACGCGGTCATCCAGAAGTCCGGCGACAACGAGGTGTTCATCCGCACCCGGCCGCTGTTGCAGACGCAGATGAACAACATCATCGATGCGGCCAAGTCGCGGTGGCCGTCGACGCAGATGCTGCGCGAGGACACCGTGGGTCCCGAGATCGGGGCCGAGCTCCGGAACGTCGCGATCCTCGGCGTCATCATCGGGCTCGTCCTTCAGGTCATTTTCATCTCGATCCGGTTCCGGTCGGTCCGGTTCGCGATCGCCGCGGACATCGCGCTGCTCCACGACCTGTTGGTCGTAATCGGGGCGTTCGCGCTCACCCAGCGCGAGGTGAACTCCTCGTTCCTCGCTGTGTTGCTGACGGTCGCCGGCTACTCGATCAACGACACGATCGTCATCTTCGACCGGATCCGCGAGAACCTCGGCATGCGGACCCGCGAACCGTTCGCGCACCTCGTCAACCGCAGCGTCCTGGAAGCGCTGGTGCGGTCGATCAACACCGCGATGACCGCGGTGCTCGCCATCGGCGCGGTCTACGTCTTCGGCGGCGAGACGATCCGGGACGTAGCGTTCGGCCTCGTGGTTTCGATCGTCACCGGCGGTTACTCGTCGATCTTCAACGCGAGCTGCATTTTGGTCGACTGGCACAACTGGAGCGAGCGACGCGCGCGGGCGCAGTCCGGCCGCGGCCGTCAGGTCGAGACCCCGGGTCCGATTCGGGCGGCCGCGGACGGCGCGGGCGCTCCGGAGGAAGCACCGGCCGTCGCGTCCGCTCCCGTGCGGGTGGCGGCGGCGCGGCGCCGGCGCCGCCGCCGCCGGTAG